In Dolichospermum flos-aquae CCAP 1403/13F, the following proteins share a genomic window:
- a CDS encoding NADAR family protein yields MTIYFYQVSQPYGCFSNFSPHSINIDGTDWPTVEHYYQAQKFVGSSDAPIIPLIHGAVSPEQAAALGRCPSRRFRPDWELVKTQVMRIGVLQKFITHADIREILLITGDEMLIENSPTDCFWGCGANHTGENHLGKILMSVRAEIRSQFLKR; encoded by the coding sequence ATGACTATTTACTTTTATCAGGTTTCCCAGCCCTATGGTTGTTTTTCTAACTTTTCTCCCCACAGTATTAACATTGATGGTACTGACTGGCCAACCGTTGAGCATTATTATCAAGCACAAAAGTTTGTTGGTAGTTCCGATGCTCCCATTATACCTTTAATTCACGGTGCTGTTAGTCCTGAACAGGCTGCTGCTTTAGGGCGTTGTCCCTCTCGTCGTTTCCGTCCAGATTGGGAATTGGTGAAAACTCAAGTTATGCGGATTGGGGTACTACAAAAATTTATCACTCATGCTGATATTAGGGAAATATTATTAATCACAGGTGATGAAATGCTTATAGAAAATTCCCCTACAGACTGTTTCTGGGGCTGTGGTGCAAATCATACAGGAGAAAATCATCTCGGTAAAATCCTCATGAGTGTACGTGCAGAAATCCGCTCACAATTCTTGAAAAGATGA
- a CDS encoding RNA-guided endonuclease InsQ/TnpB family protein produces MLTNYVYKLRPNISQSDKMDGWLDMLRSTYNWSLADRIAQYNQQFIQGDYCDIRTKAEACPLTCFVSKNGASGEPWKDVKTDKNGNIKNPRRSAGDIQITALPYLKKARPWFAEIDSTVLQQNVKRLDTAYKNFFEGRGFPKFKNRSNFTSFTYQMGVKAQGNKIYLPKLGWLRFFNSRSIPTGFTIKAATLRKRQDGWYVSIRIEDKTIPDYVKKPLNEVKASTPLGFNPERSRRVNSILGCDLGITKLVHFSDRHQIDNPKFSTNKKARRTLKIRQRRVNRKVKGSKNRKKAANKVGRFHKKITDKRTAYQWSVANTIVSRKVDAIALEDLNISGMLRRCQVKTDEKTGRFLKNGQSRKKGLNRSISDASWSDLILKIEYLAVKQGKVVIKINPKYSSQECRNCGHTDKSNRDGEKFICTECGYHEHADIGAAKTIRDRGFKIVRGDSAKLAV; encoded by the coding sequence TTGCTAACAAACTATGTATATAAGCTACGTCCTAATATTAGTCAATCCGATAAAATGGACGGTTGGCTAGATATGCTCCGGTCTACTTACAATTGGAGTTTGGCTGACAGAATAGCTCAATACAACCAGCAATTTATTCAAGGTGACTATTGTGATATTAGGACTAAAGCAGAAGCTTGTCCATTAACTTGTTTTGTCAGTAAAAATGGAGCAAGTGGAGAGCCGTGGAAGGATGTTAAAACCGATAAAAATGGCAACATCAAAAACCCTCGACGCAGTGCTGGTGATATTCAAATAACGGCATTACCATATCTAAAAAAAGCTAGACCTTGGTTTGCTGAGATTGATTCTACAGTCCTACAGCAAAACGTCAAACGCCTTGACACTGCCTATAAAAACTTTTTTGAAGGGAGAGGGTTTCCTAAGTTTAAAAACCGGAGTAATTTTACCTCTTTTACTTACCAGATGGGCGTAAAAGCTCAAGGGAATAAAATCTATCTTCCTAAGTTGGGATGGCTGCGGTTTTTCAATTCTCGCTCAATACCAACAGGCTTTACTATCAAAGCTGCCACATTAAGAAAGCGTCAAGATGGTTGGTATGTCTCAATTAGGATTGAAGATAAAACCATACCAGACTATGTAAAAAAACCGCTAAACGAAGTTAAAGCCTCGACTCCGCTCGGCTTTAACCCTGAGCGAAGTCGAAGGGTTAATTCTATTCTTGGTTGTGACTTAGGAATAACTAAACTTGTCCATTTCTCCGACAGACATCAAATTGATAATCCTAAATTCTCAACCAATAAAAAAGCTAGACGCACTTTAAAAATTAGACAGCGACGGGTTAATCGTAAAGTCAAGGGTAGTAAGAATCGTAAAAAAGCAGCTAATAAAGTAGGACGGTTTCACAAAAAGATTACAGATAAACGGACTGCTTATCAATGGAGTGTTGCTAATACAATAGTTTCTAGAAAGGTTGATGCTATTGCCTTAGAAGATTTAAACATCTCCGGTATGTTGAGGCGTTGCCAAGTTAAAACCGATGAAAAAACAGGGAGATTTTTAAAGAATGGCCAGTCTAGAAAAAAAGGATTAAACCGTTCTATTTCTGATGCAAGTTGGAGTGATTTGATTTTAAAAATTGAGTATCTCGCTGTGAAGCAAGGAAAAGTTGTAATTAAAATTAATCCTAAATACTCCAGTCAAGAATGCAGAAATTGTGGGCATACTGATAAGTCAAACCGTGATGGTGAGAAATTCATTTGTACGGAATGCGGATATCACGAACACGCCGATATTGGTGCTGCAAAGACTATCAGAGATAGAGGTTTCAAAATAGTACGTGGGGACTCCGCGAAACTTGCTGTTTAA
- the tnpA gene encoding IS200/IS605 family transposase, which yields MAKFSPDEYRHESNAVSLLNYHFVFIPKRRKKVLVGSIAERLQQIICELVIENRWKIIAMEIMPDHVHLFLNVKPTDDPSSIMRKIKGRASHHLRKEFPELLKIPTLWTPSYFVSTAGNICTETVKKYIEQQRD from the coding sequence ATGGCTAAGTTTTCTCCAGACGAGTACAGGCACGAAAGCAATGCAGTCTCACTGCTGAATTATCACTTTGTCTTTATTCCTAAACGTCGGAAAAAAGTGCTGGTAGGTTCTATCGCAGAGAGGTTACAGCAAATTATTTGCGAGTTGGTTATAGAGAATAGGTGGAAAATTATTGCTATGGAGATTATGCCGGATCATGTCCATCTGTTTTTAAATGTGAAGCCAACCGATGATCCATCTAGCATCATGAGGAAAATCAAGGGGAGAGCATCTCATCATCTTAGGAAAGAATTTCCCGAACTTTTAAAAATACCTACGCTGTGGACACCAAGCTATTTTGTTAGTACCGCTGGGAATATCTGCACAGAAACGGTTAAGAAATATATTGAACAGCAACGCGATTAA
- the lepB gene encoding signal peptidase I: protein MQNQASDKNSSQEPDNSWIVELGKTMILSIFLALGIRTFVAEARWIPTGSMEPTLHGVKDQWLADKIIVDKVKYKFANPERGDIVVFLPPQEIQNNPEREAFIKRVIGLPGEKVELREGKVYINSQPLPENVYLSSSVRTFVEACNSSGLQPPFLAKPEIIPANSYLMLGDNRPNSYDGRCWGVVPRKNMIGRAVARFWPLDRMGAIDKAPAYSSPKP, encoded by the coding sequence ATGCAAAATCAAGCGTCTGATAAAAACTCTAGTCAAGAACCCGATAATTCCTGGATAGTAGAGCTAGGTAAAACGATGATCTTGAGTATCTTTCTGGCTCTAGGAATTCGTACCTTTGTTGCCGAAGCCCGTTGGATTCCTACTGGTTCTATGGAACCAACCCTCCATGGTGTCAAAGACCAGTGGCTGGCAGACAAGATTATTGTTGATAAAGTGAAATATAAATTTGCTAACCCCGAACGGGGAGATATAGTCGTATTTTTACCACCACAAGAAATCCAGAATAATCCTGAACGGGAAGCATTTATTAAAAGAGTAATTGGTTTACCTGGGGAAAAAGTAGAACTCAGAGAAGGGAAAGTATATATAAATAGCCAGCCTCTACCGGAAAATGTTTACCTATCCTCTTCTGTGCGGACTTTTGTTGAAGCTTGCAATAGTAGCGGACTCCAACCTCCTTTTTTGGCTAAACCGGAAATTATTCCCGCAAATTCTTACTTAATGCTCGGTGATAATCGTCCTAACAGTTATGATGGGCGTTGTTGGGGTGTTGTTCCCCGAAAAAATATGATTGGTCGGGCTGTAGCTCGTTTTTGGCCACTTGATAGAATGGGTGCAATTGATAAAGCTCCTGCTTATTCATCTCCAAAACCATGA
- a CDS encoding dihydroorotase, protein MSNPQSLLIRHAEIILPNGDSMIGDVLIEGRHITQVGQEIANATPTHEIDAKGLTLLPGVIDPQVHFREPGLEYKEDLFTASCACAKGGVTSFLEMPNTRPLTITQSALDDKLQRAAQKCLVNYGFFIGATADNLPDLLSAQPTPGIKIFMGSMHGDLLVSQEDSLEAIFAQGSRLIAVHAEDQARIKQRKQEFAGITDMAVHSQIQDNQAALLATQLALKLSKKYQRRLHILHMSTAEEAELLREDKPSWVTAEVTPQHLLLNTNAYATIGSLAQMNPPLRSPHDNEVLWQALRDGIIDFIATDHAPHTLEEKAQTYPNTPSGMPGVETSLPLMLTAAMDGKCTVAQVVQWMSKAVAVAYGIANKGEITPGYDADLVLVDLKNYHEVKREEVVSKCGWSSFEGWNLTGWPVTTIVGGEIVYDHGQLNTQVRGQALTFNG, encoded by the coding sequence ATGTCAAATCCACAAAGTTTACTGATTCGTCACGCTGAAATTATTTTACCCAATGGTGATTCAATGATTGGCGATGTGCTGATAGAAGGAAGGCACATAACCCAAGTAGGACAAGAAATTGCTAATGCTACACCCACTCATGAGATTGACGCAAAAGGATTAACTTTGTTGCCTGGTGTGATTGACCCCCAGGTGCATTTCCGTGAACCAGGACTAGAATACAAAGAAGACTTATTTACTGCCAGTTGTGCTTGCGCGAAGGGGGGAGTTACTTCCTTTCTGGAAATGCCGAATACAAGACCTTTAACCATTACTCAATCAGCTTTAGATGATAAGTTACAACGGGCAGCCCAGAAGTGCTTAGTTAATTATGGCTTTTTTATTGGGGCTACGGCGGATAATTTACCAGATTTACTTTCTGCCCAGCCAACACCGGGGATTAAGATTTTTATGGGTTCAATGCACGGAGATTTGTTGGTGAGTCAGGAAGACTCTCTAGAGGCGATTTTTGCCCAAGGAAGCCGTTTAATTGCTGTTCATGCGGAAGATCAAGCCAGAATTAAGCAACGAAAACAGGAGTTTGCGGGGATTACAGATATGGCTGTTCATTCCCAAATTCAAGATAATCAAGCGGCATTATTGGCTACCCAATTGGCATTAAAACTTTCTAAAAAATATCAACGCCGGTTACATATTCTGCATATGTCAACCGCAGAGGAAGCGGAGTTACTGCGTGAGGATAAACCAAGTTGGGTGACGGCAGAGGTAACACCACAGCATTTACTTTTGAATACTAATGCTTATGCAACTATTGGTAGTTTAGCGCAAATGAATCCACCATTGCGATCGCCCCATGATAATGAAGTTCTCTGGCAAGCTTTACGTGATGGTATTATTGATTTCATTGCCACTGACCACGCCCCCCACACTCTAGAGGAAAAAGCCCAAACTTACCCAAACACCCCTTCAGGAATGCCCGGTGTAGAAACTTCTTTACCTTTAATGTTAACCGCTGCAATGGATGGAAAATGTACTGTTGCCCAAGTTGTGCAATGGATGTCTAAAGCGGTCGCTGTAGCTTATGGTATTGCCAATAAAGGTGAAATTACCCCTGGTTATGATGCTGATTTAGTTTTGGTAGATTTAAAAAATTACCATGAAGTTAAACGGGAAGAAGTTGTCAGCAAGTGTGGTTGGAGTTCTTTTGAAGGTTGGAATTTAACAGGTTGGCCTGTAACAACAATTGTCGGTGGTGAAATTGTTTATGATCATGGTCAGCTAAATACACAAGTTCGCGGACAAGCTTTAACTTTTAATGGGTGA
- a CDS encoding tetratricopeptide repeat protein: protein MRNRIFSILLLTLSLTTTPQLVFAQNTVQQLFKQGETAESVGNNPQAETIWRKVLQVEPNNGKAYNNLGNALRRQGKLPEALAAHQKALQLNPNDAEAYVGIGNVLNAQGKQEEALASHKKAIQLNPKLATAYNGLGNVLKVQNKLDEAITAFQKAIEIDPKYAFPYINLGLIFKDQQKIDEAIAAFKKSIQLNPNYAIAYYNLCDLLDDKNKLDDAIAACQKSLQINPQDAKSYNLSGYILTKQNKLDEAVAAYQKAIELDPKYATAYNNLGIALSGQKKLDEAVAAFQKAIELDPKDATAYNNLGIALRGQKKLDEAVAAYQKAIELNPKYATAYNNLGIALSGQKKLDEAVAAYQKAIELNPKYATAYNNLGIALSGQKKLDEAVAAFQKALTLTDTPGPPASDYTLANNGLGLVFQQQEKFEEAIKHFDKAEELDPDYIYARNNNIEARKLWTEKQNKLASVENDMGFLPKNDPNLTVKRSVVLITAKFSNSQRQGIEVGTGVVIQQDANRTLILTNRHVIFDGNEQGENIQVEFFSSPPTGKVRMRRNAKLFQKTPTDELDLAVLEVSGKLPEDIQPLSMSTTINPAMPIQIIGHDAKRGEDKSWSVQSGKINYQNQQLQISATQLKPGYSGSPVIDSKNRLIGIVYARKPGETKNFAYPISVVKKQLSIWKITLTKP, encoded by the coding sequence ATGCGAAATCGGATATTTAGTATTTTATTGCTCACCTTATCTCTAACTACCACACCCCAGCTTGTATTTGCTCAAAATACTGTCCAACAGCTATTTAAACAAGGTGAAACAGCCGAATCTGTGGGTAACAACCCCCAAGCAGAGACGATTTGGCGTAAGGTTTTGCAGGTTGAACCTAATAATGGCAAGGCTTATAACAATTTGGGTAATGCTTTACGACGACAGGGAAAATTACCGGAGGCTTTAGCAGCACACCAAAAAGCCCTACAACTCAATCCTAATGATGCAGAAGCCTATGTTGGTATAGGTAATGTATTAAATGCCCAAGGTAAACAAGAAGAGGCTTTAGCGTCCCATAAAAAGGCTATCCAACTTAACCCTAAATTGGCTACTGCTTACAATGGTCTTGGTAATGTCCTCAAAGTCCAGAATAAATTAGATGAGGCTATTACCGCATTTCAGAAAGCTATAGAAATTGATCCTAAATATGCCTTTCCTTATATTAATCTCGGTTTAATTTTTAAAGATCAGCAGAAAATAGATGAAGCTATCGCTGCTTTTAAAAAATCTATTCAGCTTAACCCTAACTATGCCATTGCTTACTACAATCTATGTGATTTGCTAGATGATAAAAACAAATTAGATGATGCCATAGCAGCTTGTCAAAAATCCCTACAAATAAATCCTCAAGATGCAAAGTCCTATAATCTTTCTGGTTATATACTTACAAAACAAAATAAATTAGATGAGGCTGTTGCTGCTTACCAAAAAGCTATTGAACTTGACCCTAAATATGCTACTGCTTACAACAATCTTGGCATTGCCCTGAGTGGCCAGAAGAAATTAGATGAGGCTGTTGCTGCTTTCCAAAAAGCTATTGAACTTGACCCTAAAGATGCTACTGCTTACAACAATCTTGGCATTGCCCTGAGAGGCCAGAAGAAATTAGATGAGGCTGTTGCTGCTTACCAAAAAGCTATTGAACTTAACCCTAAATATGCTACTGCTTACAACAATCTTGGCATTGCCCTGAGTGGCCAGAAGAAATTAGATGAGGCTGTTGCTGCTTACCAAAAAGCTATTGAACTTAACCCTAAATATGCTACTGCTTACAACAATCTTGGCATTGCCCTGAGTGGCCAGAAGAAATTAGATGAGGCTGTTGCTGCTTTCCAAAAAGCTCTAACATTAACAGATACTCCTGGACCACCAGCTAGTGATTATACCCTTGCAAATAATGGTTTAGGTTTAGTATTTCAACAGCAAGAAAAGTTTGAAGAAGCTATAAAACATTTCGACAAAGCCGAAGAACTTGACCCCGATTATATATATGCTCGTAACAATAATATAGAAGCACGAAAATTATGGACTGAAAAACAAAATAAACTAGCCAGTGTAGAAAACGATATGGGATTTTTGCCCAAAAATGATCCCAACTTAACTGTTAAGCGTTCTGTCGTTCTCATTACTGCCAAGTTTTCTAACAGTCAACGTCAAGGAATTGAGGTTGGTACTGGTGTAGTTATCCAGCAAGATGCCAACCGGACATTAATTCTCACCAATCGTCATGTGATTTTTGATGGCAATGAACAGGGTGAAAATATTCAAGTGGAGTTTTTCAGTTCTCCACCAACAGGTAAAGTCAGAATGAGGAGGAATGCCAAATTATTCCAAAAGACTCCTACAGATGAACTCGATTTAGCTGTTTTGGAAGTTAGCGGTAAACTACCAGAAGACATCCAACCTTTATCAATGTCTACTACCATCAACCCCGCAATGCCTATTCAAATTATCGGTCATGATGCAAAACGAGGTGAAGATAAATCATGGTCTGTTCAATCAGGAAAAATCAATTATCAGAACCAACAATTACAAATATCTGCAACTCAACTGAAACCTGGTTATTCTGGCAGTCCTGTGATAGACTCAAAAAATCGGCTCATAGGCATAGTTTATGCCCGAAAACCGGGTGAAACCAAAAATTTTGCCTATCCTATATCTGTAGTTAAAAAACAATTGTCCATCTGGAAAATTACTTTAACGAAACCATGA